Proteins co-encoded in one Taeniopygia guttata chromosome 4, bTaeGut7.mat, whole genome shotgun sequence genomic window:
- the PRIMPOL gene encoding DNA-directed primase/polymerase protein isoform X3, with the protein MWDPCLQLISPFIMHIMFIMRGCDLFLFLLSQGCKTSLMHCYEVIPEKDPCKLYFDLEFYKPANPDADGKSMVMKLIELVSQKLKEFYDVNCSSEDVLNLDSSTDEKFSRHLIFLPQKTVFKDNTHIGNFVRIILQPAIRLMEGRAVVIPTEEAGNVFQCSAGAGLDGSLTNLTTVEDDSKDGPAIAHETKAMEMPHQGENFDFSFLIVKDKEGNKQLFVDLGVYTKNRNFRMYKSSKAGKNVILKIAEDNKFVPNCEKGVSLEEAYFLSSLICNVGASDDIKVLSSGFSEERKMSAFLNSKTTRSSRDPMEGYQGSPYPEIDNFVHSLVNKDGLQGGIRQWSYFSLKELLIYDISGYRWCENIGRAHKSNNIMILVDLKNEVWYQKCHDPVCREQNFKSQSFPLPPGICLQSLFKEEEESTLMDDRGHTEGKVNPHSNVSDLSKSSVSPENSWSQDFLLSDSEWENTSDDARFLEAAEDVELAEAADDSLNYGMEEIPDEVLLEALRKEDPYTKEGS; encoded by the exons ATGTGGGATCCTTGTTTGCAACTGATAAGCCCGTTTATCATGCACATAATGTTTATCATGAGAGGTTgtgatttgtttttgtttctccttAGCCAAGGTTGTAAAACAAGTCTTATGCATTGCTATGAAGTAATTCCTGAAAAAGATCCTTGCAAACTTTATTTTGATTTGGAATTTTACAAACCAGCAAATCCTGATGCAGATGGCAAGAGTATGGTTATGAAGTTAATAGAG CTTGTCAgccaaaaattaaaagaattttatgATGTAAATTGTTCATCAGAAGATGTCTTGAACTTGGATTCCAGTACTGATGAAAAATTTAGTCGGCACTTAATATTTCTACCCCAAAAGACTGTATTTAAGGATAACACTCATATTG gtaACTTTGTGAGAATCATTTTGCAGCCTGCCATAAGATTAATGGAGGGCAGGGCTGTTGTGATTCCAACAGAAGAAGCAGGGAATGTTTTCCAGtgttctgcaggagctggattaGATGGTTCTCTTACAAACCTCACAACTGTTGAAGATGATTCTAAAGATGGGCCAGCCATTGCTCATGAAACAAAGGCTATGGAAATGCCACACCAGGgagaaaattttgatttttccttccTAATAGTAAAGGATAAAGAAGGCAACAAGCAGCTTTTTGTGGATCTAG GAGTTTATACAAAGAATAGAAATTTCCGGATGTATAAGTCatcaaaagcaggaaaaaatgtgaTTCTGAAGATAGCAGAGGATAATAAGTTTGTCCCCAACTGTGAAAAGGGTGTTTCCTTGGAAGAagcatattttctttcctctctaaTCTGCAATGTTGG aGCAAGTGATGACATAAAAGTTCTATCATCTGGCTtttcagaggagagaaaaatgtcTGCTTTTTTAAACAGTAAAACTACCAGAAGCAGCAGAG ATCCCATGGAAGGTTACCAGGGTTCACCATATCCAGAAATTGATAATTTTGTTCATTCTTTGGTTAATAAAGATGGACTACAAGGAG ggatACGACAATGGAGTTACTTCTCTCTCAAAGAACTACTTATTTATGATATTTCTGGTTACCGTTGGTGTGAAAATATCGGAAGAGCTCACAAAAGTAACAATATAAT GATTCTCGTAGATCTAAAGAATGAAGTCTGGTATCAAAAGTGTCACGATCCTGTCTGCAGAGAACAAAACTTCAAATCACAAA GTTTTCCATTGCCACCTGGGATATGCCTCCAATCTCTTTTCAAAGAG GAAGAAGAGTCCACACTAATGGATGACAGGGGgcacacagaaggaaaagtaaATCCACATTCTAATGTGTCAGACTTGTCAAAAAGCTCAGTATCTCCAGAGAACAGCTGGTCTCAAGACTTCCTGTTGTCAGACAGTGAGTGGGAAAACACAAGTGACGATGCCCGTTTCCTAGAAGCTGCTGAAGATGTGGAACTAGCTGAAGCTGCAGATGACAGTCTGAATTATGGCATGGAAGAAATCCCAGATGAAGTTCTTTTGGAAGCTTTAAGGAAAGAAGACCCCTACACTAAAGAAGGCAGCTAA
- the CASP3 gene encoding caspase-3: MTDIGDGAHLGKDLADAKSIPGFKGKNLPASKSMDSGILPDYSYRMDYPEMGECIIINNKNFHRYTGMSPRSGTDADAASVREVFMKLGYKIKINNDLSCEGIFNLLKNVSEEDHSKRSSFVCVLLSHGDEGLIYGTDGPLELKALTSLFRGDRCRSLAGKPKLFFIQACRGTELDSGIETDSGSEETMCQKIPVEADFLYAYSTAPGYYSWRNSAEGSWFIQSLCKMLKEHARKLELMQILTRVNRRVAEYESCSTRQDFNAKKQIPCIVSMLTKEFYFPS; this comes from the exons ATGACAGACATAGGAGATGGAGCACATCTGGGGAAAGATCTGGCAGATGCAAAATCTATTCCAGGTTTTAAAGG AAAGAACCTACCTGCTAGCAAGTCTATGGACTCTGGAATTCTGCCAGACTACAGTTACAGAATGGATTATCCAGAGATGGGGGAATGTATAATTATAAACAATAAGAACTTCCATAGATATACAG GGATGTCGCCCCGTTCAGGTACAGATGCAGATGCTGCAAGTGTCAGAGAAGTTTTTATGAAGTTGGGATATAAAATAAAGATCAACAATGATCTTTCATGTGAGGGCATTTTTAATCTATTGAAAAATG tttcTGAAGAAGATCACAGCAAGCGAAGCAGTTTTGTTTGCGTGTTGCTAAGCCACGGTGACGAAGGATTGATCTATGGTACAGATGGGCCTCTTGAACTGAAAGCACTAACGAGCCTTTTCCGAGGTGACAGGTGCAGAAGTTTAGCAGGAAAACCCAAGCTCTTTTTCATTCAG GCTTGTAGAGGGACAGAATTAGATTCCGGTATTGAGACAGACAGTGGATCAGAAGAAACAATGTGTCAGAAAATACCTGTAGAGGCAGACTTCCTGTATGCCTATTCTACAGCTCCAG GCTATTACTCCTGGAGGAATTCAGCTGAAGGCTCGTGGTTTATTCAGTCACTGTGTAAAATGCTGAAGGAACATGCAAGGAAACTTGAACTCATGCAGATTTTAACGCGTGTCAATCGCAGAGTGGCAGAGTATGAGTCCTGCTCAACTCGACAGGATTTTAATGCAAAGAAGCAGATTCCATGTATTGTCTCTATGCTCACCAAagaattttatttcccttcctaa
- the PRIMPOL gene encoding DNA-directed primase/polymerase protein isoform X5, whose protein sequence is MDDGDREEMKRKWQERLKKVEELASHYERNPLPTVYRPRLSKPSMPSSVWKIFSRQAEAFSYVKTCQEDVHVFALEKNTQTGQRFYLVTSYEELWFYYTQGCKTSLMHCYEVIPEKDPCKLYFDLEFYKPANPDADGKSMVMKLIELVSQKLKEFYDVNCSSEDVLNLDSSTDEKFSRHLIFLPQKTVFKDNTHIGNFVRIILQPAIRLMEGRAVVIPTEEAGNVFQCSAGAGLDGSLTNLTTVEDDSKDGPAIAHETKAMEMPHQGENFDFSFLIVKDKEGNKQLFVDLGVYTKNRNFRMYKSSKAGKNVILKIAEDNKFVPNCEKGVSLEEAYFLSSLICNVGASDDIKVLSSGFSEERKMSAFLNSKTTRSSRDPMEGYQGSPYPEIDNFVHSLVNKDGLQGGIRQWSYFSLKELLIYDISGYRWCENIGRAHKSNNIMFSIATWDMPPISFQRGRRVHTNG, encoded by the exons ATGGACGACGGGGATAGAG aagaaatgaagagaaaatgGCAAGAAAGACTGAAGAAGGTGGAAGAACTAGCATCTCACTATGAAAGAAATCCTCTTCCTACAGTTTATAGACCAAGACTGTCCAAACCCTCTATGCCATCCTctgtttggaaaatattttcgCGACAGGCTGAAGCTTTTTCTTATGTAAAAACCTGCCAAGAG GATGTTCATGTGTTTGCTCTGGAAAAGAACACACAGACTGGACAGAGGTTTTACCTTGTGACATCGTATGAAGAGCTTTGGTTTTATTACAC CCAAGGTTGTAAAACAAGTCTTATGCATTGCTATGAAGTAATTCCTGAAAAAGATCCTTGCAAACTTTATTTTGATTTGGAATTTTACAAACCAGCAAATCCTGATGCAGATGGCAAGAGTATGGTTATGAAGTTAATAGAG CTTGTCAgccaaaaattaaaagaattttatgATGTAAATTGTTCATCAGAAGATGTCTTGAACTTGGATTCCAGTACTGATGAAAAATTTAGTCGGCACTTAATATTTCTACCCCAAAAGACTGTATTTAAGGATAACACTCATATTG gtaACTTTGTGAGAATCATTTTGCAGCCTGCCATAAGATTAATGGAGGGCAGGGCTGTTGTGATTCCAACAGAAGAAGCAGGGAATGTTTTCCAGtgttctgcaggagctggattaGATGGTTCTCTTACAAACCTCACAACTGTTGAAGATGATTCTAAAGATGGGCCAGCCATTGCTCATGAAACAAAGGCTATGGAAATGCCACACCAGGgagaaaattttgatttttccttccTAATAGTAAAGGATAAAGAAGGCAACAAGCAGCTTTTTGTGGATCTAG GAGTTTATACAAAGAATAGAAATTTCCGGATGTATAAGTCatcaaaagcaggaaaaaatgtgaTTCTGAAGATAGCAGAGGATAATAAGTTTGTCCCCAACTGTGAAAAGGGTGTTTCCTTGGAAGAagcatattttctttcctctctaaTCTGCAATGTTGG aGCAAGTGATGACATAAAAGTTCTATCATCTGGCTtttcagaggagagaaaaatgtcTGCTTTTTTAAACAGTAAAACTACCAGAAGCAGCAGAG ATCCCATGGAAGGTTACCAGGGTTCACCATATCCAGAAATTGATAATTTTGTTCATTCTTTGGTTAATAAAGATGGACTACAAGGAG ggatACGACAATGGAGTTACTTCTCTCTCAAAGAACTACTTATTTATGATATTTCTGGTTACCGTTGGTGTGAAAATATCGGAAGAGCTCACAAAAGTAACAATATAAT GTTTTCCATTGCCACCTGGGATATGCCTCCAATCTCTTTTCAAAGAG GAAGAAGAGTCCACACTAATGGATGA
- the PRIMPOL gene encoding DNA-directed primase/polymerase protein isoform X4, translated as MHCYEVIPEKDPCKLYFDLEFYKPANPDADGKSMVMKLIELVSQKLKEFYDVNCSSEDVLNLDSSTDEKFSRHLIFLPQKTVFKDNTHIGNFVRIILQPAIRLMEGRAVVIPTEEAGNVFQCSAGAGLDGSLTNLTTVEDDSKDGPAIAHETKAMEMPHQGENFDFSFLIVKDKEGNKQLFVDLGVYTKNRNFRMYKSSKAGKNVILKIAEDNKFVPNCEKGVSLEEAYFLSSLICNVGASDDIKVLSSGFSEERKMSAFLNSKTTRSSRDPMEGYQGSPYPEIDNFVHSLVNKDGLQGGIRQWSYFSLKELLIYDISGYRWCENIGRAHKSNNIMILVDLKNEVWYQKCHDPVCREQNFKSQSFPLPPGICLQSLFKEEEESTLMDDRGHTEGKVNPHSNVSDLSKSSVSPENSWSQDFLLSDSEWENTSDDARFLEAAEDVELAEAADDSLNYGMEEIPDEVLLEALRKEDPYTKEGS; from the exons ATGCATTGCTATGAAGTAATTCCTGAAAAAGATCCTTGCAAACTTTATTTTGATTTGGAATTTTACAAACCAGCAAATCCTGATGCAGATGGCAAGAGTATGGTTATGAAGTTAATAGAG CTTGTCAgccaaaaattaaaagaattttatgATGTAAATTGTTCATCAGAAGATGTCTTGAACTTGGATTCCAGTACTGATGAAAAATTTAGTCGGCACTTAATATTTCTACCCCAAAAGACTGTATTTAAGGATAACACTCATATTG gtaACTTTGTGAGAATCATTTTGCAGCCTGCCATAAGATTAATGGAGGGCAGGGCTGTTGTGATTCCAACAGAAGAAGCAGGGAATGTTTTCCAGtgttctgcaggagctggattaGATGGTTCTCTTACAAACCTCACAACTGTTGAAGATGATTCTAAAGATGGGCCAGCCATTGCTCATGAAACAAAGGCTATGGAAATGCCACACCAGGgagaaaattttgatttttccttccTAATAGTAAAGGATAAAGAAGGCAACAAGCAGCTTTTTGTGGATCTAG GAGTTTATACAAAGAATAGAAATTTCCGGATGTATAAGTCatcaaaagcaggaaaaaatgtgaTTCTGAAGATAGCAGAGGATAATAAGTTTGTCCCCAACTGTGAAAAGGGTGTTTCCTTGGAAGAagcatattttctttcctctctaaTCTGCAATGTTGG aGCAAGTGATGACATAAAAGTTCTATCATCTGGCTtttcagaggagagaaaaatgtcTGCTTTTTTAAACAGTAAAACTACCAGAAGCAGCAGAG ATCCCATGGAAGGTTACCAGGGTTCACCATATCCAGAAATTGATAATTTTGTTCATTCTTTGGTTAATAAAGATGGACTACAAGGAG ggatACGACAATGGAGTTACTTCTCTCTCAAAGAACTACTTATTTATGATATTTCTGGTTACCGTTGGTGTGAAAATATCGGAAGAGCTCACAAAAGTAACAATATAAT GATTCTCGTAGATCTAAAGAATGAAGTCTGGTATCAAAAGTGTCACGATCCTGTCTGCAGAGAACAAAACTTCAAATCACAAA GTTTTCCATTGCCACCTGGGATATGCCTCCAATCTCTTTTCAAAGAG GAAGAAGAGTCCACACTAATGGATGACAGGGGgcacacagaaggaaaagtaaATCCACATTCTAATGTGTCAGACTTGTCAAAAAGCTCAGTATCTCCAGAGAACAGCTGGTCTCAAGACTTCCTGTTGTCAGACAGTGAGTGGGAAAACACAAGTGACGATGCCCGTTTCCTAGAAGCTGCTGAAGATGTGGAACTAGCTGAAGCTGCAGATGACAGTCTGAATTATGGCATGGAAGAAATCCCAGATGAAGTTCTTTTGGAAGCTTTAAGGAAAGAAGACCCCTACACTAAAGAAGGCAGCTAA
- the PRIMPOL gene encoding DNA-directed primase/polymerase protein isoform X2 encodes MDDGDREMKRKWQERLKKVEELASHYERNPLPTVYRPRLSKPSMPSSVWKIFSRQAEAFSYVKTCQEDVHVFALEKNTQTGQRFYLVTSYEELWFYYTQGCKTSLMHCYEVIPEKDPCKLYFDLEFYKPANPDADGKSMVMKLIELVSQKLKEFYDVNCSSEDVLNLDSSTDEKFSRHLIFLPQKTVFKDNTHIGNFVRIILQPAIRLMEGRAVVIPTEEAGNVFQCSAGAGLDGSLTNLTTVEDDSKDGPAIAHETKAMEMPHQGENFDFSFLIVKDKEGNKQLFVDLGVYTKNRNFRMYKSSKAGKNVILKIAEDNKFVPNCEKGVSLEEAYFLSSLICNVGASDDIKVLSSGFSEERKMSAFLNSKTTRSSRDPMEGYQGSPYPEIDNFVHSLVNKDGLQGGIRQWSYFSLKELLIYDISGYRWCENIGRAHKSNNIMILVDLKNEVWYQKCHDPVCREQNFKSQSFPLPPGICLQSLFKEEEESTLMDDRGHTEGKVNPHSNVSDLSKSSVSPENSWSQDFLLSDSEWENTSDDARFLEAAEDVELAEAADDSLNYGMEEIPDEVLLEALRKEDPYTKEGS; translated from the exons ATGGACGACGGGGATAGAG aaatgaagagaaaatgGCAAGAAAGACTGAAGAAGGTGGAAGAACTAGCATCTCACTATGAAAGAAATCCTCTTCCTACAGTTTATAGACCAAGACTGTCCAAACCCTCTATGCCATCCTctgtttggaaaatattttcgCGACAGGCTGAAGCTTTTTCTTATGTAAAAACCTGCCAAGAG GATGTTCATGTGTTTGCTCTGGAAAAGAACACACAGACTGGACAGAGGTTTTACCTTGTGACATCGTATGAAGAGCTTTGGTTTTATTACAC CCAAGGTTGTAAAACAAGTCTTATGCATTGCTATGAAGTAATTCCTGAAAAAGATCCTTGCAAACTTTATTTTGATTTGGAATTTTACAAACCAGCAAATCCTGATGCAGATGGCAAGAGTATGGTTATGAAGTTAATAGAG CTTGTCAgccaaaaattaaaagaattttatgATGTAAATTGTTCATCAGAAGATGTCTTGAACTTGGATTCCAGTACTGATGAAAAATTTAGTCGGCACTTAATATTTCTACCCCAAAAGACTGTATTTAAGGATAACACTCATATTG gtaACTTTGTGAGAATCATTTTGCAGCCTGCCATAAGATTAATGGAGGGCAGGGCTGTTGTGATTCCAACAGAAGAAGCAGGGAATGTTTTCCAGtgttctgcaggagctggattaGATGGTTCTCTTACAAACCTCACAACTGTTGAAGATGATTCTAAAGATGGGCCAGCCATTGCTCATGAAACAAAGGCTATGGAAATGCCACACCAGGgagaaaattttgatttttccttccTAATAGTAAAGGATAAAGAAGGCAACAAGCAGCTTTTTGTGGATCTAG GAGTTTATACAAAGAATAGAAATTTCCGGATGTATAAGTCatcaaaagcaggaaaaaatgtgaTTCTGAAGATAGCAGAGGATAATAAGTTTGTCCCCAACTGTGAAAAGGGTGTTTCCTTGGAAGAagcatattttctttcctctctaaTCTGCAATGTTGG aGCAAGTGATGACATAAAAGTTCTATCATCTGGCTtttcagaggagagaaaaatgtcTGCTTTTTTAAACAGTAAAACTACCAGAAGCAGCAGAG ATCCCATGGAAGGTTACCAGGGTTCACCATATCCAGAAATTGATAATTTTGTTCATTCTTTGGTTAATAAAGATGGACTACAAGGAG ggatACGACAATGGAGTTACTTCTCTCTCAAAGAACTACTTATTTATGATATTTCTGGTTACCGTTGGTGTGAAAATATCGGAAGAGCTCACAAAAGTAACAATATAAT GATTCTCGTAGATCTAAAGAATGAAGTCTGGTATCAAAAGTGTCACGATCCTGTCTGCAGAGAACAAAACTTCAAATCACAAA GTTTTCCATTGCCACCTGGGATATGCCTCCAATCTCTTTTCAAAGAG GAAGAAGAGTCCACACTAATGGATGACAGGGGgcacacagaaggaaaagtaaATCCACATTCTAATGTGTCAGACTTGTCAAAAAGCTCAGTATCTCCAGAGAACAGCTGGTCTCAAGACTTCCTGTTGTCAGACAGTGAGTGGGAAAACACAAGTGACGATGCCCGTTTCCTAGAAGCTGCTGAAGATGTGGAACTAGCTGAAGCTGCAGATGACAGTCTGAATTATGGCATGGAAGAAATCCCAGATGAAGTTCTTTTGGAAGCTTTAAGGAAAGAAGACCCCTACACTAAAGAAGGCAGCTAA
- the PRIMPOL gene encoding DNA-directed primase/polymerase protein isoform X1 translates to MDDGDREEMKRKWQERLKKVEELASHYERNPLPTVYRPRLSKPSMPSSVWKIFSRQAEAFSYVKTCQEDVHVFALEKNTQTGQRFYLVTSYEELWFYYTQGCKTSLMHCYEVIPEKDPCKLYFDLEFYKPANPDADGKSMVMKLIELVSQKLKEFYDVNCSSEDVLNLDSSTDEKFSRHLIFLPQKTVFKDNTHIGNFVRIILQPAIRLMEGRAVVIPTEEAGNVFQCSAGAGLDGSLTNLTTVEDDSKDGPAIAHETKAMEMPHQGENFDFSFLIVKDKEGNKQLFVDLGVYTKNRNFRMYKSSKAGKNVILKIAEDNKFVPNCEKGVSLEEAYFLSSLICNVGASDDIKVLSSGFSEERKMSAFLNSKTTRSSRDPMEGYQGSPYPEIDNFVHSLVNKDGLQGGIRQWSYFSLKELLIYDISGYRWCENIGRAHKSNNIMILVDLKNEVWYQKCHDPVCREQNFKSQSFPLPPGICLQSLFKEEEESTLMDDRGHTEGKVNPHSNVSDLSKSSVSPENSWSQDFLLSDSEWENTSDDARFLEAAEDVELAEAADDSLNYGMEEIPDEVLLEALRKEDPYTKEGS, encoded by the exons ATGGACGACGGGGATAGAG aagaaatgaagagaaaatgGCAAGAAAGACTGAAGAAGGTGGAAGAACTAGCATCTCACTATGAAAGAAATCCTCTTCCTACAGTTTATAGACCAAGACTGTCCAAACCCTCTATGCCATCCTctgtttggaaaatattttcgCGACAGGCTGAAGCTTTTTCTTATGTAAAAACCTGCCAAGAG GATGTTCATGTGTTTGCTCTGGAAAAGAACACACAGACTGGACAGAGGTTTTACCTTGTGACATCGTATGAAGAGCTTTGGTTTTATTACAC CCAAGGTTGTAAAACAAGTCTTATGCATTGCTATGAAGTAATTCCTGAAAAAGATCCTTGCAAACTTTATTTTGATTTGGAATTTTACAAACCAGCAAATCCTGATGCAGATGGCAAGAGTATGGTTATGAAGTTAATAGAG CTTGTCAgccaaaaattaaaagaattttatgATGTAAATTGTTCATCAGAAGATGTCTTGAACTTGGATTCCAGTACTGATGAAAAATTTAGTCGGCACTTAATATTTCTACCCCAAAAGACTGTATTTAAGGATAACACTCATATTG gtaACTTTGTGAGAATCATTTTGCAGCCTGCCATAAGATTAATGGAGGGCAGGGCTGTTGTGATTCCAACAGAAGAAGCAGGGAATGTTTTCCAGtgttctgcaggagctggattaGATGGTTCTCTTACAAACCTCACAACTGTTGAAGATGATTCTAAAGATGGGCCAGCCATTGCTCATGAAACAAAGGCTATGGAAATGCCACACCAGGgagaaaattttgatttttccttccTAATAGTAAAGGATAAAGAAGGCAACAAGCAGCTTTTTGTGGATCTAG GAGTTTATACAAAGAATAGAAATTTCCGGATGTATAAGTCatcaaaagcaggaaaaaatgtgaTTCTGAAGATAGCAGAGGATAATAAGTTTGTCCCCAACTGTGAAAAGGGTGTTTCCTTGGAAGAagcatattttctttcctctctaaTCTGCAATGTTGG aGCAAGTGATGACATAAAAGTTCTATCATCTGGCTtttcagaggagagaaaaatgtcTGCTTTTTTAAACAGTAAAACTACCAGAAGCAGCAGAG ATCCCATGGAAGGTTACCAGGGTTCACCATATCCAGAAATTGATAATTTTGTTCATTCTTTGGTTAATAAAGATGGACTACAAGGAG ggatACGACAATGGAGTTACTTCTCTCTCAAAGAACTACTTATTTATGATATTTCTGGTTACCGTTGGTGTGAAAATATCGGAAGAGCTCACAAAAGTAACAATATAAT GATTCTCGTAGATCTAAAGAATGAAGTCTGGTATCAAAAGTGTCACGATCCTGTCTGCAGAGAACAAAACTTCAAATCACAAA GTTTTCCATTGCCACCTGGGATATGCCTCCAATCTCTTTTCAAAGAG GAAGAAGAGTCCACACTAATGGATGACAGGGGgcacacagaaggaaaagtaaATCCACATTCTAATGTGTCAGACTTGTCAAAAAGCTCAGTATCTCCAGAGAACAGCTGGTCTCAAGACTTCCTGTTGTCAGACAGTGAGTGGGAAAACACAAGTGACGATGCCCGTTTCCTAGAAGCTGCTGAAGATGTGGAACTAGCTGAAGCTGCAGATGACAGTCTGAATTATGGCATGGAAGAAATCCCAGATGAAGTTCTTTTGGAAGCTTTAAGGAAAGAAGACCCCTACACTAAAGAAGGCAGCTAA